Genomic segment of Ignavibacteriota bacterium:
ACCCCAGCGGGGTAAATGATTATAGGGTGACATTATTATTCCAGCCATTCAAACAAATATCGTTCATCATACGGAATTTCAAATTTATTCATAAACTCTATGTATTCTTCTTTGAATGTTTTCCTTCGATGATGTTCTTCCTGATTCAAAATATATTCATATACATTTTGAATGTGCGAATGAGAATACGAAAACGCGCCATACCCTTCCTGCCACAAAAATTTCCCTCTGACAAATTTCCTTTCGTTGATAAAATTAGATGAATTGTTTTTAATGTCACGCACCAAATCAGAAATTGCCATTGACGGACGCAACCCGATAAACGCATGGATGTGGTCAGGCATCCCATTGACGATAATTGGCTTTTGTTCCTTCCCCTTGATAATTCCTGAAATATATTTGTGTAATTCATCTTTCCATTGCTTACCGATAAGATTATCGCGCCCCTTCACGGTAAAGACAATTTGAATATAGATTTGTGAAAATGTTCCTGCCATTCCTAACAATTACCTTTCTGTTTTATATTATACTCAGAAGAACTTAGACTAAAACCAGAATTTCTTCTCGACAATTGAACCCCAAC
This window contains:
- the tnpA gene encoding IS200/IS605 family transposase is translated as MAGTFSQIYIQIVFTVKGRDNLIGKQWKDELHKYISGIIKGKEQKPIIVNGMPDHIHAFIGLRPSMAISDLVRDIKNNSSNFINERKFVRGKFLWQEGYGAFSYSHSHIQNVYEYILNQEEHHRRKTFKEEYIEFMNKFEIPYDERYLFEWLE